Proteins encoded within one genomic window of Bradyrhizobium sp. AZCC 1719:
- a CDS encoding alpha/beta fold hydrolase: protein MSSTSSKTFLVCHGAWSAGWAWKKMHPLMQAAGHRLITPTYSGLGDRAHLAHPGIDLNSHIEDVLAVIRYEDLRDFVLIGHSYGGMVATGVADLARDKVKQLIYIDAFVPQDGQSLLDLNEAGRARMQELSKSGDGWRVPPNPTPPDTSPADVEWLSARRVDMPIKCFETRLKLQGGALTLPRSYIYATRITPADTFGPFAKMTKGDPAWSYYEIDASHSPNVTAPEALMALLQKIVA from the coding sequence ATGAGCTCGACCTCTTCGAAAACCTTCCTCGTCTGTCACGGCGCGTGGTCCGCGGGTTGGGCCTGGAAGAAGATGCATCCGCTGATGCAGGCCGCCGGGCATCGCCTGATCACGCCAACCTACAGCGGTCTCGGCGACCGCGCGCATCTGGCGCATCCGGGGATCGATCTCAATTCGCATATCGAAGACGTACTTGCCGTCATCAGGTATGAAGACCTGCGCGATTTCGTGCTGATCGGCCACAGCTACGGCGGCATGGTCGCGACCGGCGTCGCCGACCTGGCGCGCGACAAGGTCAAGCAGCTCATTTATATCGACGCCTTCGTGCCGCAGGACGGCCAGTCGCTGCTCGATTTGAACGAGGCGGGGCGGGCGCGGATGCAGGAGCTTTCGAAGAGCGGTGACGGCTGGCGCGTGCCGCCAAACCCGACGCCGCCAGATACGTCGCCGGCGGACGTCGAATGGCTCTCCGCCCGTCGCGTCGACATGCCGATCAAGTGTTTCGAGACCAGGCTCAAGCTGCAGGGCGGCGCGCTGACCTTGCCACGCAGCTACATCTACGCCACGCGGATCACGCCCGCCGACACGTTCGGACCGTTCGCCAAAATGACAAAGGGCGATCCCGCCTGGAGCTATTACGAGATCGACGCCAGCCATTCGCCGAATGTCACCGCGCCGGAGGCGTTGATGGCGCTCCTGCAGAAGATCGTGGCGTAG